A stretch of Homo sapiens chromosome 12, GRCh38.p14 Primary Assembly DNA encodes these proteins:
- the RFC5 gene encoding replication factor C subunit 5 isoform 4 (isoform 4 is encoded by transcript variant 5): METSALKQQEQPAATKIRNLPWVEKYRPQTLNDLISHQDILSTIQKFINEDRLPHLLLYGPPGTGKTSTILACAKQLYKDKEFGSMVLELNASDDRGIDIIRGPILSFASTRTIFKKGFKLVILDEADAMTQDAQNALRRVIEKFTENTRFCLICNYLSKIIPALQSRCTRFRFGPLTPELMVPRLEHVVEEEKVDISEDGMKALVTLSSGDMRRALNILQSTNMAFGKVTEETVYTCTGHPLKSDIANILDWMLNQDFTTAYRKLKTLKGLALHDILTEIHLFVHRVDFPSSVRIHLLTKMADIEYRLSVGTNEKIQLSSLIAAFQVTRDLIVAEA; encoded by the exons ATGGAGACCTCAGCACTCAAGCAGCAGGAGCAGCCCGCGGCGACCAAGATCAGGAACCTGCCCTG GGTTGAAAAATACCGGCCACAGACCCTGAATGATCTCATTTCTCATCAGGACATTCTGAGTACCA TTCAGAAGTTTATCAATGAAGACCGACTGCCACACTTGCTTCTCTACGGTCCCCCAGGGACAGGCAAGACATCTACCATCCTAGCCTGTGCGAAACAGCTATATAAAGACAAAGAATTTGGCTCCATGGTCTTGGAG CTGAATGCTTCAGATGACCGAGGAATAGACATCATTCGAGGACCGATCCTGAGCTTTGCTAGCACAAGGACAATATTTAA GAAAGGCTTTAAGCTAGTGATCTTGGATGAAGCAGACGCCATGACTCAGGACGCCCAGAATGCCTTGAGAAGAG TAATTGAGAAATTCACAGAAAATACCAGATTCTGCCTCATCTGTAACTATCTGTCAAAGATCATCCCTGCCTTGCAGTCCCGCTGCACGAGGTTTCGGTTCGGTCCCCTGACTCCTGAACTCATGGTTCCCCGCCTGGAACATGTCGTGGAAGAAGAGAA AGTTGATATAAGTGAAGATGGAATGAAAGCACTAGTCACTCTTTCCAGTGGAGACATGCGTAGGGCTCTGAACATTTTGCAG AGCACCAATATGGCCTTTGGGAAGGTGACAGAGGAGACTGTCTACACCTGCACCGGGCACCCGCTCAAGTCAGACATTGCCAACATCCTGGACTGGATGTTGAATCAAGATTTCACCACAGCCTACAGAA AGTTGAAAACTCTGAAGGGGTTGGCACTGCATGATATCCTGACAGAGATACACTTGTTTGTGCATAGAG TTGACTTTCCATCTTCAGTTCGAATACATTTATTGACCAAAATGGCAGACATTGA GTACAGGCTTTCTGTTGGCACCAACGAGAAGATCCAGCTGAGCTCCCTCATTGCTGCATTTCAAGTCACCAGAGACCTGATTGTTGCAGAGGCCTAG
- the RFC5 gene encoding replication factor C subunit 5 isoform 1 (isoform 1 is encoded by transcript variant 1), with protein METSALKQQEQPAATKIRNLPWVEKYRPQTLNDLISHQDILSTIQKFINEDRLPHLLLYGPPGTGKTSTILACAKQLYKDKEFGSMVLELNASDDRGIDIIRGPILSFASTRTIFKKGFKLVILDEADAMTQDAQNALRRVIEKFTENTRFCLICNYLSKIIPALQSRCTRFRFGPLTPELMVPRLEHVVEEEKVDISEDGMKALVTLSSGDMRRALNILQSTNMAFGKVTEETVYTCTGHPLKSDIANILDWMLNQDFTTAYRNITELKTLKGLALHDILTEIHLFVHRVDFPSSVRIHLLTKMADIEYRLSVGTNEKIQLSSLIAAFQVTRDLIVAEA; from the exons ATGGAGACCTCAGCACTCAAGCAGCAGGAGCAGCCCGCGGCGACCAAGATCAGGAACCTGCCCTG GGTTGAAAAATACCGGCCACAGACCCTGAATGATCTCATTTCTCATCAGGACATTCTGAGTACCA TTCAGAAGTTTATCAATGAAGACCGACTGCCACACTTGCTTCTCTACGGTCCCCCAGGGACAGGCAAGACATCTACCATCCTAGCCTGTGCGAAACAGCTATATAAAGACAAAGAATTTGGCTCCATGGTCTTGGAG CTGAATGCTTCAGATGACCGAGGAATAGACATCATTCGAGGACCGATCCTGAGCTTTGCTAGCACAAGGACAATATTTAA GAAAGGCTTTAAGCTAGTGATCTTGGATGAAGCAGACGCCATGACTCAGGACGCCCAGAATGCCTTGAGAAGAG TAATTGAGAAATTCACAGAAAATACCAGATTCTGCCTCATCTGTAACTATCTGTCAAAGATCATCCCTGCCTTGCAGTCCCGCTGCACGAGGTTTCGGTTCGGTCCCCTGACTCCTGAACTCATGGTTCCCCGCCTGGAACATGTCGTGGAAGAAGAGAA AGTTGATATAAGTGAAGATGGAATGAAAGCACTAGTCACTCTTTCCAGTGGAGACATGCGTAGGGCTCTGAACATTTTGCAG AGCACCAATATGGCCTTTGGGAAGGTGACAGAGGAGACTGTCTACACCTGCACCGGGCACCCGCTCAAGTCAGACATTGCCAACATCCTGGACTGGATGTTGAATCAAGATTTCACCACAGCCTACAGAA ATATTACAGAGTTGAAAACTCTGAAGGGGTTGGCACTGCATGATATCCTGACAGAGATACACTTGTTTGTGCATAGAG TTGACTTTCCATCTTCAGTTCGAATACATTTATTGACCAAAATGGCAGACATTGA GTACAGGCTTTCTGTTGGCACCAACGAGAAGATCCAGCTGAGCTCCCTCATTGCTGCATTTCAAGTCACCAGAGACCTGATTGTTGCAGAGGCCTAG
- the WSB2 gene encoding WD repeat and SOCS box-containing protein 2 isoform 3 (isoform 3 is encoded by transcript variant 3), producing MLCSAAGEKSVFLWSMRSYTLIRKLEGHQSSVVSCDFSPDSALLVTASYDTNVIMWDPYTGERLRSLHHTQVDPAMDDSDVHISSLRSVCFSPEGLYLATVADDRLLRIWALELKTPIAFAPMTNGLCCTFFPHGGVIATGTRDGHVQFWTAPRVLSSLKHLCRKALRSFLTTYQVLALPIPKKMKEFLTYRTF from the exons ATGCTGTGCTCTGCAGCTGGAGAGAAGTCG GTCTTTCTATGGAGCATGAGGTCCTACACGTTAATTCGGAAGCTAGAGGGCCATCAAAGCAGTGTTGTCTCTTGTGACTTCTCCCCCGACTCTGCCCTGCTTGTCACGGCTTCTTACGATACCAATGTGATTATGTGGGACCCCTACACCGGCGAAAGGCTGAGGTCACTCCA cCACACCCAGGTTGACCCCGCCATGGATGACAGTGACGTCCACATTAGCTCACTGAGATCTGTGTGCTTCTCTCCAGAAGGCTTGTACCTTGCCACGGTGGCAGATGACAG ACTCCTCAGGATCTGGGCCCTGGAACTGAAAACTCCCATTGCATTTGCTCCTATGACCAATGGGCTTTGCTGCACATTTTTTCCACATGGTGGAGTCATTGCCACAGG gACAAGAGATGGCCACGTCCAGTTCTGGACAGCTCCTAGGGTCCTGTCCTCACTGAAGCACTTATGCCGGAAAGCCCTTCGAAGTTTCCTAACAACTTACCAAGTCCTAGCACTGCCAATccccaagaaaatgaaagagttCCTCACATACAGGACTTTTTAA
- the RFC5 gene encoding replication factor C subunit 5 isoform 5 (isoform 5 is encoded by transcript variant 6) yields the protein MVLELNASDDRGIDIIRGPILSFASTRTIFKKGFKLVILDEADAMTQDAQNALRRVIEKFTENTRFCLICNYLSKIIPALQSRCTRFRFGPLTPELMVPRLEHVVEEEKVDISEDGMKALVTLSSGDMRRALNILQSTNMAFGKVTEETVYTCTGHPLKSDIANILDWMLNQDFTTAYRKLKTLKGLALHDILTEIHLFVHRVDFPSSVRIHLLTKMADIEYRLSVGTNEKIQLSSLIAAFQVTRDLIVAEA from the exons ATGGTCTTGGAG CTGAATGCTTCAGATGACCGAGGAATAGACATCATTCGAGGACCGATCCTGAGCTTTGCTAGCACAAGGACAATATTTAA GAAAGGCTTTAAGCTAGTGATCTTGGATGAAGCAGACGCCATGACTCAGGACGCCCAGAATGCCTTGAGAAGAG TAATTGAGAAATTCACAGAAAATACCAGATTCTGCCTCATCTGTAACTATCTGTCAAAGATCATCCCTGCCTTGCAGTCCCGCTGCACGAGGTTTCGGTTCGGTCCCCTGACTCCTGAACTCATGGTTCCCCGCCTGGAACATGTCGTGGAAGAAGAGAA AGTTGATATAAGTGAAGATGGAATGAAAGCACTAGTCACTCTTTCCAGTGGAGACATGCGTAGGGCTCTGAACATTTTGCAG AGCACCAATATGGCCTTTGGGAAGGTGACAGAGGAGACTGTCTACACCTGCACCGGGCACCCGCTCAAGTCAGACATTGCCAACATCCTGGACTGGATGTTGAATCAAGATTTCACCACAGCCTACAGAA AGTTGAAAACTCTGAAGGGGTTGGCACTGCATGATATCCTGACAGAGATACACTTGTTTGTGCATAGAG TTGACTTTCCATCTTCAGTTCGAATACATTTATTGACCAAAATGGCAGACATTGA GTACAGGCTTTCTGTTGGCACCAACGAGAAGATCCAGCTGAGCTCCCTCATTGCTGCATTTCAAGTCACCAGAGACCTGATTGTTGCAGAGGCCTAG
- the RFC5 gene encoding replication factor C subunit 5 isoform 3 (isoform 3 is encoded by transcript variant 4), protein MVLELNASDDRGIDIIRGPILSFASTRTIFKKGFKLVILDEADAMTQDAQNALRRVIEKFTENTRFCLICNYLSKIIPALQSRCTRFRFGPLTPELMVPRLEHVVEEEKVDISEDGMKALVTLSSGDMRRALNILQSTNMAFGKVTEETVYTCTGHPLKSDIANILDWMLNQDFTTAYRNITELKTLKGLALHDILTEIHLFVHRVDFPSSVRIHLLTKMADIEYRLSVGTNEKIQLSSLIAAFQVTRDLIVAEA, encoded by the exons ATGGTCTTGGAG CTGAATGCTTCAGATGACCGAGGAATAGACATCATTCGAGGACCGATCCTGAGCTTTGCTAGCACAAGGACAATATTTAA GAAAGGCTTTAAGCTAGTGATCTTGGATGAAGCAGACGCCATGACTCAGGACGCCCAGAATGCCTTGAGAAGAG TAATTGAGAAATTCACAGAAAATACCAGATTCTGCCTCATCTGTAACTATCTGTCAAAGATCATCCCTGCCTTGCAGTCCCGCTGCACGAGGTTTCGGTTCGGTCCCCTGACTCCTGAACTCATGGTTCCCCGCCTGGAACATGTCGTGGAAGAAGAGAA AGTTGATATAAGTGAAGATGGAATGAAAGCACTAGTCACTCTTTCCAGTGGAGACATGCGTAGGGCTCTGAACATTTTGCAG AGCACCAATATGGCCTTTGGGAAGGTGACAGAGGAGACTGTCTACACCTGCACCGGGCACCCGCTCAAGTCAGACATTGCCAACATCCTGGACTGGATGTTGAATCAAGATTTCACCACAGCCTACAGAA ATATTACAGAGTTGAAAACTCTGAAGGGGTTGGCACTGCATGATATCCTGACAGAGATACACTTGTTTGTGCATAGAG TTGACTTTCCATCTTCAGTTCGAATACATTTATTGACCAAAATGGCAGACATTGA GTACAGGCTTTCTGTTGGCACCAACGAGAAGATCCAGCTGAGCTCCCTCATTGCTGCATTTCAAGTCACCAGAGACCTGATTGTTGCAGAGGCCTAG
- the RFC5 gene encoding replication factor C subunit 5 isoform 2 (isoform 2 is encoded by transcript variant 2): MVEKYRPQTLNDLISHQDILSTIQKFINEDRLPHLLLYGPPGTGKTSTILACAKQLYKDKEFGSMVLELNASDDRGIDIIRGPILSFASTRTIFKKGFKLVILDEADAMTQDAQNALRRVIEKFTENTRFCLICNYLSKIIPALQSRCTRFRFGPLTPELMVPRLEHVVEEEKVDISEDGMKALVTLSSGDMRRALNILQSTNMAFGKVTEETVYTCTGHPLKSDIANILDWMLNQDFTTAYRNITELKTLKGLALHDILTEIHLFVHRVDFPSSVRIHLLTKMADIEYRLSVGTNEKIQLSSLIAAFQVTRDLIVAEA, encoded by the exons at GGTTGAAAAATACCGGCCACAGACCCTGAATGATCTCATTTCTCATCAGGACATTCTGAGTACCA TTCAGAAGTTTATCAATGAAGACCGACTGCCACACTTGCTTCTCTACGGTCCCCCAGGGACAGGCAAGACATCTACCATCCTAGCCTGTGCGAAACAGCTATATAAAGACAAAGAATTTGGCTCCATGGTCTTGGAG CTGAATGCTTCAGATGACCGAGGAATAGACATCATTCGAGGACCGATCCTGAGCTTTGCTAGCACAAGGACAATATTTAA GAAAGGCTTTAAGCTAGTGATCTTGGATGAAGCAGACGCCATGACTCAGGACGCCCAGAATGCCTTGAGAAGAG TAATTGAGAAATTCACAGAAAATACCAGATTCTGCCTCATCTGTAACTATCTGTCAAAGATCATCCCTGCCTTGCAGTCCCGCTGCACGAGGTTTCGGTTCGGTCCCCTGACTCCTGAACTCATGGTTCCCCGCCTGGAACATGTCGTGGAAGAAGAGAA AGTTGATATAAGTGAAGATGGAATGAAAGCACTAGTCACTCTTTCCAGTGGAGACATGCGTAGGGCTCTGAACATTTTGCAG AGCACCAATATGGCCTTTGGGAAGGTGACAGAGGAGACTGTCTACACCTGCACCGGGCACCCGCTCAAGTCAGACATTGCCAACATCCTGGACTGGATGTTGAATCAAGATTTCACCACAGCCTACAGAA ATATTACAGAGTTGAAAACTCTGAAGGGGTTGGCACTGCATGATATCCTGACAGAGATACACTTGTTTGTGCATAGAG TTGACTTTCCATCTTCAGTTCGAATACATTTATTGACCAAAATGGCAGACATTGA GTACAGGCTTTCTGTTGGCACCAACGAGAAGATCCAGCTGAGCTCCCTCATTGCTGCATTTCAAGTCACCAGAGACCTGATTGTTGCAGAGGCCTAG